Within the Corynebacterium tuberculostearicum genome, the region TCTTTGCCAGGGTGGACATGTGGTAGACGTTGCCGTAGCCGCCGGTACCCAGCACAACTGCGTGGCCGGTGAAGGCCTTGAGCTCACCGGTAATCAGGTTGCGGGTAACGATGCCGCCGGCACGCTTCTTGCCGTTGTCGTTGTAGACGATGATGTCCTGCAGGTCGTTGTGAGCGAAGAGCTCCACGTTGCCCAGGCCAATCTGGCGGTACAGCGCCGAAGTGGTGGACAGCTGCAGCTGCTGACCTGTTTGGCCACGGGTGTAGTAGGTACGGGAGACCTGCACACCACCGAAGGAACGGGTAGCCAGGGTGCCGCCGTACTCGCGAGCGAATGGGGCGCCGATGGCGTTCATGTGGTCAATAACGCGGACGGACTCGTTTGCCAGGCGCCAGCAGTCGGACTCGCGGCAGCGGTAGTCGCCGCCCTTCACGGTGTCCTTGGTGTGGCGGTAGGCGGAGTCATTGTCCACCTTCTTGGCACGGGAGGCGTTGACACCACCCTGCGCGGCAATGGAGTGCGCGCGGCGCGGGGAATCGTGGTAGGTGAATACCTTTACCTTGTAGCCCAGCTCGCCCAGTGCGGCCGCAGCGGAACCAGCGGACAGGCCGGTGCCAACTACGAGAACCTCAAACTTGCGGCGGTTCAACGGGGAGACCAGCTGCATGTGGTCCTTTTGGTGGGACCACATATCCTTCATCGGCACGCCGTGCGGCTCATGGGATTCCAGGATGTTGCCGGCGGATACGCCCGGAACGATGGACTGTGGGTGCGAGAACTTAGGGTGCTCGCGCTTGAGTTCAGTATTAGTCATGGGTTTCTAACTCCTTTAGCTGACCAAGCCCAGGGCAACGGACAAAGGCATAACGATGTTGCCGATGCAGACAACGGCCGGGATGACGTACGCCAGGATCAGGAAGGTCTGACGCCACTTAGCACCGGTGATACCCAGGTCAGAAGCAGCAAGGCGAATGCCGTGGGTGAGGTGCAGGAACAGGAAGCACATGGCGATCACATACACGATGGTGACCGGCCAGCGGCTAAAGGTTGCAATCATATTGGCCTTTACCGCACCCTCCACAAAGTCACCTGGGGCGATGGGCTGTACGCCCATGGTCAGGTCCAGCAGGTGGAAGATGATGAACAGCAGCAGAACCAGGCCGGAGACCAGCATGGTCTTGGTGGCGAAGGAATCCAGGCCACCCATGAGGTTGCTGCGGCTGAACTTGCCGCGGGATGCCTTGGAGCGGGTGGTCAAGGCAATCGCGCCGTAGATGTGGGCGATGATGGCAACCAGCAGGACGGCGCGAATAATCCACAATGCGCCCTCATGCGGGAACAACGGCTCGCCCATGGAGCGCAGGAATGCACCGTATTCATCTAGTGCTTCTTCGCCGCCGTTCGCCGGCAAGTACAACTTCAGGTTGCCGGCCATGTGGCCAACAACGAAGAGGGCGAAGAGCAGGCCAGTGACGGCCATGATGAGCTTCAGAACCCAGGAGGGCACTCCCGGCTTCTGGCGGATTGGTTCGTTAGTAATGTGGCCGTGAGTTACTGCCTCACGGTCCGGATTTCTTAAAGTCATGACACCTCCATTGTCGCCCTCACTTTAACTGGGCTTAACCGCTGGTTACTAGTCAATTCCTGCGGCGTTTCACCTAACGGTACGGCGGTACGGTTAAAGTCATAATTCTTTTAGGTAAGGGTTGCCTTAGAAGCCTTGGGGCAAAACGTCACTACCTTGGCTGCTCGGAATTCCGCAATATTGACGTTGCGTAATTCCCTCCGCAGTTGTGAACTTGCTCACCCAGTGTTACTAGAGTGACCGCCTTACCCCTTTATGTGTCAAACTTTCGCATGAAACCCACATGTAGCCCACAGGCGGGTGAACATTCTTCGCAAGATCTTTGCAATTAGGGTGCACACCCGCAGGCCAGCCAGTAACCTTGCCGGCATGAGTAAGACGTATGTGGGATCCCGCCTTCGCCAGCTTCGCCGTGAGCGCGATCTCAGTCAGGCTTCCCTCGCTGCGACGCTGGGTCTCTCCGCCAGCTACGTCAACCAGATCGAACACGACGTCCGGCCGCTCACCGTCCCGGTGCTCCTTCGCATCACCGAGGTCTTCGGCGTCGACGCCACCTTCTTCTCCCGCGACGATGACTCCCGCCTTCTTGCCGAGATCCAGGACGTCATCCAAGACAAGGAGCTCTGCCCCTCCCCTGTCGAGCTGCAGGAGCTCTCCGAGCTGGTCTATAACCACCCCACCGTGGCCCGCACGCTGGTGGATGTCCACCGCCGCTACCGCAATGTGCGCGATAAGCTCTCGCTGGCCACCGATGCCCGCCGCACCACCGAGGCCACCCAGGCCCTATCCATGCCGCACGACGAGGTGCGCGACTTCTTCTACGCCCGCCAGAACTACCTGGACAACCTAGACCACCATGCAGAGCAGCTTGCCGACGCCCTCTCGGTCACCCACTTCGGCATCCGCGACACCGAACACGCCCTGGCCCAGCGCCTGCGCGATCGCCACAACGTAGATATCCACATCACGTCCCAAATGGATGGCACGCTACACAGCTTTAACCGCGAGACCGGCGAGTTCCGGCTCGCGTCGCGCCTGAGCGAAGGCCAGCGCGCCTTCCGCATGGCCGCGGAGCTGAGCTTCCTCGAGGCCGGGGAGGACATCGCCGCCTTAGTGGAGGAGGAGCCGTTTACCTCGGATGCTTCGCGCAACCTCGCACAGCGCGGCTTGGCCAGCTACTTCGCCGCCGCCACCGTGATGCCCTATGCACTGATGCATTCCGAAGCCGAGCGCTCCGGCTACGACGTGGAATACCTCTGCCAGGTCTTCGGCGTGGGCTATGAATCCGTGGCCTCCCGCCTGTCCACCCTGCAGCGCGATAACCTCCGCGGCATTCCTTTTACTTTTGTCCGCGTCGACCGCGCAGGCAATATGTCCAAGCGCCAATCCGCCACCGGCGTGCACTTTTCCAATAACGGCGGCACCTGCCCGCTGTGGAATGTCTACGAGACCTTCACCCAGCCCGGCATTATCTCCCGCCAGCTGGCGCAGATGCCCGACGGCCGCAATTATCTGTGGATCTCCCGCGCCGTGCAACACCACCAGGGTCGCTTTGGAGATACCAATAAGCTCTTCGCCATCGGTCTTGGCTGCGAGGCCCGCCACGCCGACCGCACCGTCTACGCCGAGGGGCTCGATCTCACCGATCTCTCTACCGCCACCCCCATCGGCTCCGGCTGCCGCACGTGCCCGCGCGAAAACTGCGCGCAACGCGCCTTTCCACCCATCAACGAGGTCATCAACGTCGACGCCCACCGCTCCGCCGTGGCACCGTACTAACGCGCTGCCGCCCAGGTGGAACGCACATAAAAAAGCGGCACCGCGGTCCGCCTCCCTCCGACGAGGGGGGCGAACGGTGCGGTGCCGCTGGCGTCGCACACAAAGGCGACGTCGGCAAGTAGCCCTGCTTAGAGGTTAATCATGTGGCCGCCGATGCCCTCGGCAGCTTCCTTCATGGCCTCAGAGAGGGTCGGGTGAGTGTGAACGTTGCGTCCGATTTCCTCAGCGGTGAGGTCGAAGCGCTGCGCCAGGGTCAGCTCCGGCAGCAGCTCGGATACGTTGGAGCCCACCATGTGACCGCCGATGAGCTCGCCGTACTCGCCGTCCGCGATGAGCTTGACAAAGCCCGCGGTCTCATTGAGTCCGGCAGCCTTGCCGTTAGCGGAGAACGGGAAGGTAGCGACCTTGATGTCGCGGTCCGCGAACTTCTCCTTGGCAGCTTCTTCGGTGTAGCCGAAGGAAGCGACCTGCGGGTTGCAGAAGGTAGCGCGCGGCATATTCATGTAGTCACCCAAGAGCTGGGTCTCCACGCCGGCGATGGTCTCTGCGGCCACAACGCCCTGTGCCTCAGCAACGTGGGCGAGCTGCAGCTTCGCGGTGACGTCACCGATGGCGTAGATGTGGTCGACGTTGGTGCGCATGGTGTCATCGATGGCAATAGCGCCGCGCTCGGTGAGCTCAACGCCGGTGTTCTCCAGGCCGAAGCCCTCGGTGCGCGGGGCGAAGCCGATGGAGATCATGGCGCGGTCCACGGTCAGGGTGTCCTGCTTGGAGCCGTCCTTGGACTCCACCTCAACGGTGACATTATCGCCGTTGTCCTTCACGGAAGTGGTCTTGTAGCCGGTCAGCAGCTTAACGCCGAGCTTCTTGTACTCCTTGGCAATGGCCTTGGAGACATCCTTGTCCTCGTTCGGCAGGACGCGGTCCATGAACTCCACGATGGTGACGTCCACGCCGTAGTTGGACAGAACATAAGCAAATTCCATGCCGATGGCGCCGGCGCCGACGATGACCATGGACTTCGGGGCCTCATCGTTGAGGATCTGCTCCTCGTAGGAGACGATGTTGCCGCCGAGTTCTACGCCCGGCAGGGACTTGACCACGGAGCCGGTAGCGATGATGCAGTCATCGAAGGTGACGGTCTTACCCTTGTCATCACCATCGGTGATTTCGATGGTCTTATCGTCCTTGAAGGAGCCAAGGCCGTTGATCTCGGTGATCTTGTTCTTCTTCATCAGGTAATGGACACCCTTGACGATGCCCGCGGAAACCTTGCGGGAACGCTTGTGGGCAACACCGAAGTCGAAGGAGACATCGCCGGAAATACCGAAGTCCTTGGCCTCGTGGTTGAAGGTATGGGCAACCTCAGCGTTCTTCAGCAGCGCCTTGGAAGGGATGCAGCCTACGTTGAGGCAGACACCGCCCCAGTACTGCTTCTCGATTACGGCAACTTTCTTACCAAGCTGAGCTGCACGGATGGCGGCCACGTAGCCGCCAGGGCCCGCGCCGAGTACTACTACGTCATAATGTTCATTAGTCACGCCCTTTAGGATACGTAACTTTCCCCTCCATGTCGCGCATTGGGTCACACTCTTGTGCCCGAGTACCCCACGCTTCGGGGGGTAAAACGCGCAAAGGCCCTGCACGGTGGCGTCGGCAAGCGCGCGACGCCCCCAGGCAGGGCTATGGGCTCGGTGTTTTAGAACAGGCCGAGAGCCAGCGCAGCGGTGGAGGACATGGAGGAACCGGTGTGCAGGAACTGGCCCAGAACTTCGTTGATGGCCACGAGGATGGAATCGAAAACGTTCATTATGCTTCTTTCTGTGTTTTTACTTGCCTAGAGCGAGGGATGGGCCCGCGGATGGGGACCGCATTATTCACACGTTTAGTACTAGCGGAGATTGTAGCGCCACCGTTACATACGCGCCGCGTTCAGAATTATGACACACAAACCACATACGTCACAGGTTTTGCTACATTAAAAGGGCTATTAAGGCATAGAGTCTTGCTAACACTCCCGCTATGCGGAACGATACCTACTGAGAAGATTCTCTTAACTCGAGGAAGCTAAAAATATGCATACTTTGCGCTCTATCGGCTCCAGCGTCGCAGGCATCGCCATCGCGGCAGGAGTCCTCTCCGCCCCTCTCGCCTCCGCCGTCGAGCCGGCCGAGATCCAGGGTGACGCCACCCCGTCCACCATCCGCGAGGTAAACCTCACCGACTCGGCGGATGCGGAAAACATCAACTACGCCATCACCACCGAAGGCGAAAACCGCGTGGTAGATATTGCCAAGCTGAAAGATAAGGACAAGTGGAAAGGCTATGCCTTCGGCCACAAGAGTGGCCAGGACAAGCACTACGGCAACCACGTTAAGGCCCTGACCGCCACCTCCGCCGCGATGGGCGGCCGCGAGGTTCCGCTGGCGGTCATCACCCCGGACGGCAACTTTGATAAGCAGCGCCCCACCCTGTACCTGCTCAACGGTGCCGGCGGCGCCGAGCAGGGCATGGACTGGCTGACCGCCACTGCTAACCACGACATCGACCCTGAGGCCGAGGGCGTACAGGACATGGTGGACTTCTACACGTCCAAGGACGTCAACGTGGTCATCCCGCAGGCCGGCGCCTTCTCCTATTACACCGACTGGGTATCTTCCCCGAATAGCGGCTACCTCAAGGGCCCGCAGAAGTGGGAAACCTTCCTCTCCAAGGAGCTGCCGGGTGCATTGGAAGAGCACATCGGCGGCAATGGCAAGCGCGCGATTGCCGGCATGTCCATGTCCGCTACCTCTTCCCTGCTGCTGGCGGAGCACAACCCGGGCTTCTACAACGCCGTGGGCTCCTTCTCTGGCTGCGCTTCCACCTCTCGCCCGCTGCCACGCCTGTACACCCAGCTGACCGTCAACCGCGGCGGTGGCTCGGCCGATCAGATGTGGGGCGCTATGGGCAGCGAGTACAACGTGTACAACGATGCCTTGGTGAACGCTAACCCGAATAACCTGGGCAAGTCCGAGACTTATGTTTCGGTCAACTCCGGCCTGGGCGGCGCCAACGACTGGGGTGTTCCGGGGTCTTCCACCCTCATCGTTGAGGGCGGCGTCATCGAGGCTGCCATGAACTCCTGCACCCATGACCTCAAGGCCAAGATGGACTCCCAGGGCATGAAGGCGGACTGGAACTTCCGCAATACCGGCACCCACTCCTGGCCGGGCTGGCGCAATGACCTCTTCACCTCCTGGGCAACCTTCGAGCGCGGCTTTGCCAAGGATGCCGCAGAGGCACCGCCCGAGCCGGAGGTAAAGCCCAACGAGCTTTCCATCGAGGCACCGCAGGCCGAGGAAGATGCGCAGGTTAAGGACGCCCCGAGCGCCGCTGACCAGTCCCCGGATAAGGACTTTGTCGCAGGCAAGGACGCAGAGGGCGCAGAGGTTCCGGACGCTGCGGAGGCTGCAGCGTCCGCCGAGGCTGCTGTCGCTGCCGAATAATCAGGAATTCAATAACTACAGGAAAGAAGCACTATGAAGCGCCTAAGCTCCATCCTTGCCGGCACCGCAGTGTGCGCAGGCTTGGCTTGCGCCCCAATGGCGGGGGCCGCACAGCTCACCCCGCAGCAGGTAGCGGGCAACGCCGCCCAGTCCACCCTGGCCCCACTGGAGGTCACCCCAGAGCTGGAGCAGCAGACCTGGTACCAGAAGTACAAGGACGATCCGCGCGTCGAAAAGCTGCAGGCCACCTCCCCAGCCATGAACGGCCGCCAGATTCCGCTGGCCGTCATTCGCGCAACGGATGAGAACCGCCCGACCATCTACCTGCTCAACGGTGCAGGCGGCGCGGAGCAGGACATGGACTGGCTGAAGCTTTCTGACGCCGTCGATTTCTACCACTCCAAGAACGTCAACGTGGTCATCCCGCAGGCCGGTGCTTTCTCCTACTACACCGACTGGGTATCCGAGCCGAACTCCAAGTACCTCAAGGGCCCACAGAAGTGGGAAACCTTCCTCACCAAGGAACTGCCGGGCGCCATCGAGGGCCACATCAAGGCCGATAATCACCGCGCTGTCGCGGGCATGTCCATGTCCGCCACCTCCTCCCTGCTGCTGGCGGAGCACAACCAGGGCTTCTACGACGCCGTCGGTTCCTACGCCGGCTGCGCGGCTACCGCTTACCCGGTAGAGCACAAGGCCGTTGAGCTCACCGTCAACCGCGGTGGTGCGACCACGGAGCAAATGTGGGGCCCGTTCGGCTCCCCCACCAACCGCTATAACGACGCGATGATGAACCACGAGAAGCTGCGCGGCACGGAGCTGTACATCTCTTCCGGTTCTGGGTTGGCCGGAGAAACCGATACGTATTCTTACTATACGAATCAGGGAGCTAACCCTGCTATCGCTGCTGTGGGCTCCGCTCGGCTGCAGGTCGAAGGTGGCGCCATCGAGGCTGGCGTGAACTACTGCACCCACAACTTCAAGGCCAAGCTGGACCAGGCTGGCATCCCGGCGACCTACAACTTCCGCAATACCGGCACCCACTCCTGGCCGCACTGGATTGCGGACCTCAAGGATTCTTGGCCGGTCTTCGAGCGCGCTTTCAATAAATAAGCTCGTTTCTTTCCGCGGCTAAAAGGGCGGTAGGCTTGCAGCATTATGAAGTTGCTTCCTACCGCCCTTTCGCGTGCCCACACTGATCCTTATACCGGCGTGGATTTTAATCTCGGTTTCGAGGTCTCCCACTACACGCTGGACCTGACCTACCGCGTGGAGCCCAACCTCCTCCACGGCGAGGCTACTTTGGCCATCCGGGCCGATGAAGATTTGGCGTCCCTGACCCTAGATCTGGGCGGGGCGATGGTGGCCCGGCGCGTGACCGCACAGGGTGCGCCGCGGGTAGCTAAATTCCGCCAATCCTCCGGCAAGCTGCGCCTGCGCTTCGCAGAGGAGATTGCGGCCGGCACGGAGTTTGAGCTGGTGATCCGCTATGGCGGCAGCCCGCGGCCGATCCGCACCACCTGGGGCGAGATCGGCTGGGAAGAAACCGAGTCCGGTTCGCTGGTGGCCAGCCAGCCCAATGGCGCGCCGAGCTGGTTCCCCTGCGACGATACGCCTTCTGCCAAGGCGCTCTATGACATCATCATTACGGCCGATGATCCCTTCATCGTGGTA harbors:
- a CDS encoding succinate dehydrogenase cytochrome b subunit; its protein translation is MTLRNPDREAVTHGHITNEPIRQKPGVPSWVLKLIMAVTGLLFALFVVGHMAGNLKLYLPANGGEEALDEYGAFLRSMGEPLFPHEGALWIIRAVLLVAIIAHIYGAIALTTRSKASRGKFSRSNLMGGLDSFATKTMLVSGLVLLLFIIFHLLDLTMGVQPIAPGDFVEGAVKANMIATFSRWPVTIVYVIAMCFLFLHLTHGIRLAASDLGITGAKWRQTFLILAYVIPAVVCIGNIVMPLSVALGLVS
- the ramB gene encoding acetate metabolism transcriptional regulator RamB, producing MSKTYVGSRLRQLRRERDLSQASLAATLGLSASYVNQIEHDVRPLTVPVLLRITEVFGVDATFFSRDDDSRLLAEIQDVIQDKELCPSPVELQELSELVYNHPTVARTLVDVHRRYRNVRDKLSLATDARRTTEATQALSMPHDEVRDFFYARQNYLDNLDHHAEQLADALSVTHFGIRDTEHALAQRLRDRHNVDIHITSQMDGTLHSFNRETGEFRLASRLSEGQRAFRMAAELSFLEAGEDIAALVEEEPFTSDASRNLAQRGLASYFAAATVMPYALMHSEAERSGYDVEYLCQVFGVGYESVASRLSTLQRDNLRGIPFTFVRVDRAGNMSKRQSATGVHFSNNGGTCPLWNVYETFTQPGIISRQLAQMPDGRNYLWISRAVQHHQGRFGDTNKLFAIGLGCEARHADRTVYAEGLDLTDLSTATPIGSGCRTCPRENCAQRAFPPINEVINVDAHRSAVAPY
- the lpdA gene encoding dihydrolipoyl dehydrogenase, giving the protein MTNEHYDVVVLGAGPGGYVAAIRAAQLGKKVAVIEKQYWGGVCLNVGCIPSKALLKNAEVAHTFNHEAKDFGISGDVSFDFGVAHKRSRKVSAGIVKGVHYLMKKNKITEINGLGSFKDDKTIEITDGDDKGKTVTFDDCIIATGSVVKSLPGVELGGNIVSYEEQILNDEAPKSMVIVGAGAIGMEFAYVLSNYGVDVTIVEFMDRVLPNEDKDVSKAIAKEYKKLGVKLLTGYKTTSVKDNGDNVTVEVESKDGSKQDTLTVDRAMISIGFAPRTEGFGLENTGVELTERGAIAIDDTMRTNVDHIYAIGDVTAKLQLAHVAEAQGVVAAETIAGVETQLLGDYMNMPRATFCNPQVASFGYTEEAAKEKFADRDIKVATFPFSANGKAAGLNETAGFVKLIADGEYGELIGGHMVGSNVSELLPELTLAQRFDLTAEEIGRNVHTHPTLSEAMKEAAEGIGGHMINL
- a CDS encoding alpha/beta hydrolase, which produces MHTLRSIGSSVAGIAIAAGVLSAPLASAVEPAEIQGDATPSTIREVNLTDSADAENINYAITTEGENRVVDIAKLKDKDKWKGYAFGHKSGQDKHYGNHVKALTATSAAMGGREVPLAVITPDGNFDKQRPTLYLLNGAGGAEQGMDWLTATANHDIDPEAEGVQDMVDFYTSKDVNVVIPQAGAFSYYTDWVSSPNSGYLKGPQKWETFLSKELPGALEEHIGGNGKRAIAGMSMSATSSLLLAEHNPGFYNAVGSFSGCASTSRPLPRLYTQLTVNRGGGSADQMWGAMGSEYNVYNDALVNANPNNLGKSETYVSVNSGLGGANDWGVPGSSTLIVEGGVIEAAMNSCTHDLKAKMDSQGMKADWNFRNTGTHSWPGWRNDLFTSWATFERGFAKDAAEAPPEPEVKPNELSIEAPQAEEDAQVKDAPSAADQSPDKDFVAGKDAEGAEVPDAAEAAASAEAAVAAE
- a CDS encoding alpha/beta hydrolase, whose protein sequence is MKRLSSILAGTAVCAGLACAPMAGAAQLTPQQVAGNAAQSTLAPLEVTPELEQQTWYQKYKDDPRVEKLQATSPAMNGRQIPLAVIRATDENRPTIYLLNGAGGAEQDMDWLKLSDAVDFYHSKNVNVVIPQAGAFSYYTDWVSEPNSKYLKGPQKWETFLTKELPGAIEGHIKADNHRAVAGMSMSATSSLLLAEHNQGFYDAVGSYAGCAATAYPVEHKAVELTVNRGGATTEQMWGPFGSPTNRYNDAMMNHEKLRGTELYISSGSGLAGETDTYSYYTNQGANPAIAAVGSARLQVEGGAIEAGVNYCTHNFKAKLDQAGIPATYNFRNTGTHSWPHWIADLKDSWPVFERAFNK